From one Lotus japonicus ecotype B-129 chromosome 3, LjGifu_v1.2 genomic stretch:
- the LOC130743053 gene encoding probable BOI-related E3 ubiquitin-protein ligase 2 has product MVMPMPIQSQLYPNNANGFSTGGAIDFNFNSLQKHHHHQQQQGPIDPSVLVHNSNSLPSLQKDWQEIDQFIRYQHEQTRLMVQAKGSQYVEAMLKDMESQSLLMLKKKDEEIAQAANKRLELEHFIRKLEAENWIWRKEAQDKEAMALALYTALEEQKEIIACSQSHGFVANEADAESHWGETNGGNDEEEGTGEKNRVEQKQSTRKDEVMVCKSCHSRKSCFLFLPCRHLASCKSCDAILKACPVCGMQKKSSIETLNF; this is encoded by the exons ATGGTCATGCCTATGCCCATTCAATCTCAGTTATACCCCAACAATGCCAATGGATTTTCCACTGGTGGGGCCattgatttcaatttcaattcactCCAGAAACATCATCACCATCAACAACAACAGGGGCCTATTGATCCTAGTGTTCTTGTTCACAATTCAAATTCCTTGCCTTCTCTTCAGAAGGACTGGCAGGAGATAGATCAGTTTATCAGATATCAG CATGAACAGACGAGATTGATGGTACAAGCGAAAGGAAGCCAATATGTGGAAGCAATGCTGAAAGATATGGAATCCCAATCACTTCTGatgctgaagaagaaggatgaagaaaTTGCACAGGCTGCAAATAAAAGGTTAGAGCTTGAACATTTCATAAGAAAATTGGAAGCAGAGAATTGGATTTGGAGGAAGGAGGCTCAGGACAAAGAAGCCATGGCTTTGGCACTCTACACAGCCTTGGAAGAGCAGAAGGAAATAATAGCTTGTTCTCAATCTCATGGTTTTGTGGCAAATGAGGCTGATGCTGAGTCTCATTGGGGTGAAACAAATGGTGggaatgatgaagaagaaggaacaGGGGAGAAGAACAGAGTGGAACAAAAACAGAGTACAAGAAAAGATGAAGTGATGGTTTGTAAAAGCTGTCATTCTAGGAAGTCGTGCTTTCTATTCCTTCCATGCAGGCACCTTGCTTCGTGCAAATCCTGTGATGCTATTCTCAAGGCTTGCCCTGTTTGTGGAATGCAAAAGAAGTCTAGCATTGAGACTTTGAATTTCTAG